In the genome of Fusarium fujikuroi IMI 58289 draft genome, chromosome FFUJ_chr02, one region contains:
- a CDS encoding related to integral membrane protein PTH11, which produces MAAATPSPEYLAETRGPMIRTVTWLSVIFPILFVGLRVYTRLFVRKVFGLDDWVIVLSLILLICYGAIIEAAVQKGLGRHIEWVLTFAPQDAVPVALLGQVSQPFVVMSCALGKTSFSISLMRLAAQRFIHRFLWFIVVTMLTLHILISIIVFVHCEDPRTTWNPAIVSKCWHPNAYLGVLYFIGAYSAATDFILALLPWAMLWNLNMKNKEKFGVAVAMSLGVFAGAIAVIKCTKLKANATSTDPTYDVGELLLTACAENALIIMAACIPTLRPMLRKVFPSSAKSSENSHRLKNMNNIMFVPKNKAGQWSALIETEAHPDHNSDNQSDKSILKEHRGTMNGQSNAGPAGGPASPALSPHIRKTMSVNVSYDRSNSM; this is translated from the exons ATGGCTGCTGCTACGCCTTCTCCTGAGTATCTCGCCGAGACGCGGGGGCCGATGATTCGGACTGTGACGTGGCTTTCTGTTATCTTTCCCATTCTTTTTGTTGGACTTAGAGTTTACACGAGATTGTTTGTGCGAAaggtctttggtcttgatgactGGGTCATTGTTCTCTCTCTG ATTCTTCTCATATGCTATGGCGCCATCATCGAAGCTGCGGTTCAGAAAGGTCTCGGTCGACATATCGAATGGGTTCTCACCTTTGCCCCTCAAGATGCCGTCCCGGTCGCATTGCTGGGTCAAGTCTCGCAGCCCTTTGTCGTCATGTCATGCGCCTTGGGCAAGACATCCTTCTCAATCAGTCTCATGCGACTGGCCGCACAGCGATTCATCCATCGGTTCCTCTGGTTCATAGTTGTCACTATGCTTACGCTTCATATCCTCATCTCTATCATTGTATTTGTGCACTGCGAAGACCCTCGAACAACGTGGAACCCAGCTATTGTGAGCAAATGCTGGCATCCTAATGCCTACCTTGGAGTTTTATACTTCATCGGCG CTTATTCTGCTGCCACCGATTTCATCCTCGCGCTTCTTCCTTGGGCTATGCTCTGGAACTTGAAtatgaagaacaaggaaaAGTTTGGTGTAGCTGTCGCCATGAGCCTCGGTGTCTT TGCTGGAGCCATCGCAGTCATCAAATGCACGAAACTCAAAGCCAACGCAACAAGCACTGATCCTACCTACGACGTCGGTGAACTTCTTCTCACAGCCTGCGCTGAGAATGCTCTCATTATCATGGCTGCCTGTATACCTACCCTCCGCCCCATGCTTCGCAAGGTCTTTCCTTCATCAGCCAAGTCAAGCGAGAACTCGCATCGCTTGAAGAACATGAACAACATCATGTTCGTTCCCAAGAATAAGGCTGGTCAATGGAGTGCCTTGATTGAGACGGAGGCTCACCCGGATCATAATTCTGATAACCAGAGTGACAAGAGTATTCTTAAGGAACATCGTGGTACTATGAATGGTCAGAGTAATGCTGGACCTGCTGGTGGGCCAGCTAGTCCAGCATTATCACCCCATATCAGGAAAACCATGTCGGTGAATGTGTCATATGACAGGAGTAACAGCATGTAA